The region ATTTTTCGtagattctttttaatttatctgtgtTCATGTTGTTGAACTAGTGAGACTGGATTTTTATGGAGATGATGGCATTTTGATGAAGAAAAGGACTGTTTTAGTTGTCCATGTTTTGAGTTAATTTGTCATTTAtagtaatttcaaaattgtcagAGTTAAAGGTTATTTCACATAATCGTAATCAAATTACAAGACATTTGTAAGTCTGTATACTTTAAAATCGAGTATTAACAACGAATTGTTTTTTTTCAGGTATGTCCAGGGCTACAAAACGGAAACATGTAATGTTGGAAGTGCTCCAAGATGACTACTCTCTTCCGACAGAAAACCAACAGATAGTCAAAGTGTTGCTGAGCAAAGGCAATAATTTGCATGAAGTGGAAGCGACAGATGGTTCCACATTTCTCGCCTCCATGCCCTCGAAGTTTCGCAAGAACGTTTGGGTGAAGCGTGGCGATTACGTACTCGTCGAACCAATTGAAGAAGGGGATAAAGTTAAGGCTGAAATGGTCAGGATATTAACGCCCGATCATATTAAGTATTTCAAAAAGGATAATGCGTGGCCCGCCGAATTTGACGTTGCGAAACAGACCACCAACGACGAGGATGATCTGTTCATTAACACCAATCGGCTTGCGATCAGTGACGAGGACAGTAGTGACGATGTTTGTAGTGAAGACAGTAGTGAGAGTGATGCGAGTACGGATGAAAgcgaagaaaattaaaaaaaaattaaattgacttatttgatttgttacaaatgttatatattttttattattaaaatatgaaacttttattgtaaagtttttattaaaagataaagtgttctatattaattttattaaaatttataacttattcTACATTGATTCTCTCATATTCTTAAGTATTCTGTTTTGAACGATATTTGTTATGTTTCCATCAACGTTCGTTAAAGGTTCGCCTCTCCTAATTGCAtactgaaacaaaattatgttatttctattaattaatacacataATACAATCATTTACCTCAATTTGTCGTACTAGAGCAACTTCTTCTGGCccggaaataaaattagtaaccCTACAAGAAACCGGACTTCCTATCCTTCCAACCCTTCCGACTCGATGCAAATAATCGGCCGCATACAAGggaaaattatagtttaaaacGTGCCGAATTTGAATAGTATTCAGACCTCTAGAGCCTACATCAGTCGCGGACAAGATTCTCGTCTCGCCCCTAACAAATTGGTTCCACTGATCAATTCTTATCGCATAGTTCATGTCGCCGTTGATATTTGAACAGGCAACTTGGTTTTCACGCAAAAACATCGCTATCCAATTGCACGTCTGGTTTCTGTTGCTAAAAATCAACATGGGTTCGCTAGTATTCTTGACGATCTTCAACAAATAACTAGGTTTAGCCGCCCTGGTTAATCTGAGAAACTTCTGCGTGATGTTAAGGGGTGGTTTGTGCAAATTCGGCGACGTGACGTGCCGCAATTCTTGCTCGATCGGTGCTAAAACCTCCGGTAACTTCCTCGGTAACGTTGCAGAAACCAGTATGATTTGTGAACCCGAGACTCGTTTAATAATACTGTCGATTCGTTCAATGAAACTGTCGTCTATAAGTGTGTCAGCTTCGTCCAGCACCAAGAATCTAGCTTCATTCAGCTTGTACACGCCCACTGTGCTCAGTTTTCCGATCGCGCCAGGGGTCCCTACAAGAATATCGATGTCTTCGAATTCCGGGTTCATCATTAGCTTTTTCGTGCGTCCGCCCACCACAATTTTTGCTTTCAAGTTCACTGATTGTGTTAACGAGATTGCTAGTTCCCCTATTTGATATGCCAGCTCGCGATTTGGTACAAGAATTACTGCTCttggtttatttaaatcagtctgtttattacctaaaaaaattacaacataCGTTTTCTTAAAACTTCTTTGTACAAAGACTAAGGTAACTTACCAATAAGACTTTGAACAATGGGTAATAAATACGCCAACGTTTTACCACAGCCAGTTTCAGCAGCCAGCATAACATGATTTTCCCCCAATATAGTAGGTGCAGCCCTAAATTGTAGATCTGTTGCCTTGTTTACACCCCActgttttaatgtgttttggAGATCTGCATGGATGTTCATTTCATCAAAGGAATGGAGTTGTTGTTCGTTCGTTGTCCCGACTGGATGTACCGTAAAACTatcatttttacttttgttgtGGTTCCAACCTTTGGATATTAATGGAACCTCATCAAATTTTGAGTAAACTGTGTTGGTATAGTGGTTCAATTTTTCGCGTTTTGTACTGATGACACATTGTGacgattgatttaaatttaaggctTGCTTTGAGTACTTAGAATTCCAGTCCAATTggacttttattttgttccttAACAAAGTACGAAAAGACATCTTATTCACATTATGTACATGATAATTGTAGGTTAGGATAAAAAATTTGAGGTTAGGTGGgttgtcaaatttttaaagataactttaatttaataaaaatacaatataatggTGTTTTACaatggttttattaatatatttattactaacattcactataatttaaacaaatcacttttcattttcataatcAGCAGGATTCTTCTTCATCATATTGTGATGAGCCTTCTCAATTTCTGAGTATGTAACGTACCCAATTGCTAGTgctggaaaaatatttattttatatctcacTATTGCATAACCACTTAAATAACTT is a window of Aethina tumida isolate Nest 87 chromosome 7, icAetTumi1.1, whole genome shotgun sequence DNA encoding:
- the LOC109598099 gene encoding probable RNA-binding protein EIF1AD, with protein sequence MPSKFRKNVWVKRGDYVLVEPIEEGDKVKAEMVRILTPDHIKYFKKDNAWPAEFDVAKQTTNDEDDLFINTNRLAISDEDSSDDVCSEDSSESDASTDESEEN
- the LOC109598121 gene encoding probable ATP-dependent RNA helicase DDX28, with the translated sequence MSFRTLLRNKIKVQLDWNSKYSKQALNLNQSSQCVISTKREKLNHYTNTVYSKFDEVPLISKGWNHNKSKNDSFTVHPVGTTNEQQLHSFDEMNIHADLQNTLKQWGVNKATDLQFRAAPTILGENHVMLAAETGCGKTLAYLLPIVQSLIGNKQTDLNKPRAVILVPNRELAYQIGELAISLTQSVNLKAKIVVGGRTKKLMMNPEFEDIDILVGTPGAIGKLSTVGVYKLNEARFLVLDEADTLIDDSFIERIDSIIKRVSGSQIILVSATLPRKLPEVLAPIEQELRHVTSPNLHKPPLNITQKFLRLTRAAKPSYLLKIVKNTSEPMLIFSNRNQTCNWIAMFLRENQVACSNINGDMNYAIRIDQWNQFVRGETRILSATDVGSRGLNTIQIRHVLNYNFPLYAADYLHRVGRVGRIGSPVSCRVTNFISGPEEVALVRQIEYAIRRGEPLTNVDGNITNIVQNRILKNMRESM